ATCTTTCGCGGCCATCTGTTCGTCGGCGACGCGTTGCTCAACGCGTCGGGCATGGAGAACCATCCGCTCACGCCGATGCGCGATGCGAACCTCGTCAGCGTGCTGCAACGTCAGACCGGCTCGAAAGTCGGCCTCGTGCGCTACGACGTCGTGGCGCAAGGCGTGCCGGCCGTGCGCGACGCGTTCGACGCCTTGCGTAAAGAAGGCGTGCGCATGGCGATCGCCGATGCGGTGTCCGACGCCGACCTCTACCTGCTCGGCGAAGCCTGCGCCGATCTGACGCTGATCACGGGCGGTTCGGGTGTCGCGTTGGGCTTGCCGGATAACTTTCGTCGCGCGGGGTTGCTGGCGGAACAGGCGGACGCCGCGCAATTACCGCTCGTGGATGGGTTTTCCGCAGTGCTCGCCGGCAGTGCGTCGAAAGCGACCAATGCTCAGGTGGCCGAGTGGCGAGCCACACGGCCCGCGTTTCGCATCGATCCGCTCGCGGCGGCGCGCGGCGAAAACGTCGTCGAACAGGCGCTCGCTTTCGCGCAGCCATACCTCGACAAAGCCGAACCCGTGCTGATCTATGCAACCGCGACGCCCGACGAAGTCAAGGCGGTGCAACGCGAACTCGGCGTGAATGAAGCAGGGCATCTGGTCGAATCCACGTTGGCCTCGATTGCGCGCGGTTTGCGCGAGCGCGGCGTGCGCAAGTTCGTGGTGGCGGGTGGCGAAACCTCGGGCGCGGTGGTGCAGGCACTCGACGTGCACACGCTGCGCATCGGCGCGCAGATCGATCCCGGCGTGCCGGCTACCGCGACGACCGGCGCCGAGCCGCTCGCGCTCGCGCTGAAATCCGGCAACTTCGGCACGACGGACTTCTTCGAAAAAGCGCTGCGGCATCTTGACGGAGACGTGCAATGACCAGCGCTCCCGCACTTCACGCGACGAACGAAGCACGCGTGCGCGAAGAAATCTGCGTGACCGGCGCGAGTCTGTATCAACGCGGCTATACCGTGGGCACCGCCGGCAACATCAGCGCGCGGCTCGACGACGGCTGGCTGATCACGCCGACCGATGCCTGTCTCGGCCGACTCGACCCCGCCGATATCGCCAAGGTCGACCTCGACGGCAATGCGGTGTCGGGCGGGCGGCCGTCGAAAACGCTGGCGCTGCATCGCGGCATCTATGCGCGCAACGGCGAAGCACGCGGCATCGTTCATACCCATTCGACGCATCTGGTCGCGCTGACACTCGCGGGCGTCTGGCGCGAAACCGACATCCTGCCGCCCATCACGCCGTACTACGTGATGAAAGTGGGCCACGTCCCCCTGATTCGCTATAAGCGGCCCGGCGATCCGCAAGTCGCCGAACAGATCGCCGCGCTCGCCGACAGCGTTCGCGCGGTGCTGCTCGAACGTCTCGGTCCGGTGGTCTGGGAGCGTTCGGTGGCGCAAGCCGCCTATGCGCTCGAAGAACTCGAGGAGACCGCGCGTCTGTGGTTGATGACCCAGCCCCGGCCCGCGCCGCTCGACGAAGCCGCACTCGAAGAACTGCGCAGCGTGTTCGGCGCGCGCTGGTAGAAAAAGCCGACAAAACAAAGCCCGGCCGCGCGCGAGGCGCCGCGTCGGGCCATCCATTCAAGGAGACAATGCATGAGTTCGTATCAAGCCGCATCCAGCCACCCGGTTGCAGCCGCCGCCGCGGGACAACCCGGCGCCGCCGAAGTCGAGCGCACCTACAAGAAAGTGTTCTGGCGCATCGTGCCGTTTCTGATGCTGTGCTACGTGGTCGCTTATCTGGACCGCGTGAATGTCGGCTTCGCGAAACTGCAGATGTCGCAAGACCTGGCTTTTAGCGAAACGGTGTTCGGTCTCGGCGCCGGCGTGTTTTTCATCGGCTATTTTCTGTTCGAGTTGCCGAGCAACATTCTGATGCACAAGATCGGCGCGCGCATCTGGATCGCGCGGATCATGATCACGTGGGGCTTGCTCTCGGCGCTGTTCGTCTTCGTGAAGACGCCGATGCAGTTCTATATCCTGCGCTTCATGCTGGGTCTCGCCGAAGCCGGTTTCTATCCCGGCGTGATCCTGTACCTGACCTACTGGTTCCCGTCGCATCGGCGCGCGAAGATCATCGCGGTGTTCATGTCGGCGATTCCGGTGTCGGGCATCTTCGGCAATCCGCTGTCCGGCTGGATCATGCAGACGTTCCACAACAGCTCGGGTTTCGCGGGCTGGCAATGGATGTTCCTGATCGAAGCGATCCCCGCCATCGCGATCGGTATCGCGACGATCCTGTATCTCGACAACGGCATTTCCAGCGCGAAGTGGCTGAACGAGCGCGAAAAGCGCCTGCTCACCGATGAAATCGCCGCGGCGCAGCCGCAGGACAAGACGCAGAAGCATTCCCTCGGCGCCGTGTTCCGCGATCCGCGCACGTGGTGGATGTCGCTGATCTATTTCGCGTTCGTCACCGGCCAATACGGCCTGACGTTCTGGATGCCGACGCTGGTCAAATCGACCGGTGTGACGGGCGCACTCAATATCGGTCTGCTGAGCGCGATTCCGTTTCTGAGCGCGATCGTCGTGATGAATCTGATGGGGCATAGCGCCGACAAGCGCCGTGAGCGCCGCTGGCATCTGATCGTGCCGGCGCTGTTCGGTGCGATCGGCTTCACGGTGGCCGCTTCGTTTGCCGACAACACGGTCGTGTCGATCGTGTCGCTCTCGCTGGCTGCCGCCGGTGTGCTGACCTGCGCGCCGCTTTTCTGGTCGTTGCCGACCGCGTTCATGTCGGGCGCGACCGCCGCGGCCGGTATCGCGATCATCAATTCGATCGGCAATCTCGCGGGCTTCGCGAGCCCTTACATGATCGGCTATCTGAAGGATCTCACGCATAGCACGCAGACCGGCATGTATGTGCTCGCCGGCATGCTCGTGATCGGCGCGATCGCCACGTGGCTCACGCCGCCCAAACTGGTCAACCGATAAATCGATACCCGCGCGTGGCATGCGTCGCTGCGGCGCGCGGGATCGCACTGTTTTCAAGGAGTCGCTGCCATGCCTCGCTTCGCCGCCAACCTCTCGATGATGTACAACGAGCACGCTTTCCTCGACCGATTTGCCGCCGCGGCACAAGACGGTTTCGAAGCGGTCGAGTTTCTGTTTCCCTACGATTTCCCCGCCGCCGACATCCAGGCGCGTCTCGCCGCGAACGGTCTGACGCAGGCGCTCTTCAATGCGCCGCCCGGCGACTGGGCCGCCGGCGAGCGCGGCATTGCGTCGCTGCCGGGACGCGAAGACGAATTCCGCCGCGGCGTCGAGACGGCGTTCGACTACGCGCGCGTGATCGGCAATCGCAAGCTGCATGTGATGGCCGGCCTGATCGGCGCTGACCAGTCTCGCGCGAAGCATCGCGAGGTGTATTTGAGCAACCTCGCGTATGCGGCGAAGGCCGCGCAAGCCGAAGGCATAACGGTCGTGATCGAGCCGATCAATACGCGTGACATGCCGGGCTTTTTTCTGACCCGTCAGGACGAAGCGCAAGCGGTCTGCGCCGAAGTCGGCGCGCCGAATCTCAAGGTGCAGTTCGACTGTTACCACTGCCAGATCGTCGAAGGCGACCTCGCAGTGAAACTGAAGCGCGATATGGCGGGCATCGGCCACATTCAGATCGCGGGCGTGCCGGAACGGCATGAGCCGGACACGGGCGAGCTGAACTACCCGTATCTGCTCGAGCTGATCGACTCGCTCGGCTACGACGGCTACATCGGTTGCGAATACCGGCCGCGCGCGGGCACCTCGGCCGGTCTCGGCTGGCTCAAACCGTATCTGAACGCGAACCGCTAACCAAGGACGACACTCATCATGAAAGTACTGATTACCGGCGGCGCGGGTTTTCTCGGCCAGCGTCTCGCGCGTGAACTGCTCGCGCGCGGTTCCCTGAAGGACACGCAAGGCACGCCGCAAGCAATGAGCGAACTCGTGCTGCTCGACGTGGTGCAAGCCAACGATTTCGGCGACAGCCGCGTGCGCACTGAGGTCGGCGATATCGCCGAGCGCAGCGTGCTCGAGCGCGTGATCGACGACAAGACCTCGGCGATCTTCCATCTGGCCGCGATCGTCAGCGGGCAGGCCGAAGCGGATTTCGATCTCG
Above is a genomic segment from Paraburkholderia aromaticivorans containing:
- a CDS encoding MFS transporter; translation: MSSYQAASSHPVAAAAAGQPGAAEVERTYKKVFWRIVPFLMLCYVVAYLDRVNVGFAKLQMSQDLAFSETVFGLGAGVFFIGYFLFELPSNILMHKIGARIWIARIMITWGLLSALFVFVKTPMQFYILRFMLGLAEAGFYPGVILYLTYWFPSHRRAKIIAVFMSAIPVSGIFGNPLSGWIMQTFHNSSGFAGWQWMFLIEAIPAIAIGIATILYLDNGISSAKWLNEREKRLLTDEIAAAQPQDKTQKHSLGAVFRDPRTWWMSLIYFAFVTGQYGLTFWMPTLVKSTGVTGALNIGLLSAIPFLSAIVVMNLMGHSADKRRERRWHLIVPALFGAIGFTVAASFADNTVVSIVSLSLAAAGVLTCAPLFWSLPTAFMSGATAAAGIAIINSIGNLAGFASPYMIGYLKDLTHSTQTGMYVLAGMLVIGAIATWLTPPKLVNR
- a CDS encoding aldolase, with translation MTSAPALHATNEARVREEICVTGASLYQRGYTVGTAGNISARLDDGWLITPTDACLGRLDPADIAKVDLDGNAVSGGRPSKTLALHRGIYARNGEARGIVHTHSTHLVALTLAGVWRETDILPPITPYYVMKVGHVPLIRYKRPGDPQVAEQIAALADSVRAVLLERLGPVVWERSVAQAAYALEELEETARLWLMTQPRPAPLDEAALEELRSVFGARW
- the otnK gene encoding 3-oxo-tetronate kinase; this translates as MTANTKRALLGCIADDFTGATDLANMLVRGGMRTVQTIGVPASNETIEADALVVALKSRTIPAADAVAQSLAALDWLRAQGCRQFFFKYCSTFDSTDAGNIGPVTDALLDALSADSSAGAFTIACPAFPENGRTIFRGHLFVGDALLNASGMENHPLTPMRDANLVSVLQRQTGSKVGLVRYDVVAQGVPAVRDAFDALRKEGVRMAIADAVSDADLYLLGEACADLTLITGGSGVALGLPDNFRRAGLLAEQADAAQLPLVDGFSAVLAGSASKATNAQVAEWRATRPAFRIDPLAAARGENVVEQALAFAQPYLDKAEPVLIYATATPDEVKAVQRELGVNEAGHLVESTLASIARGLRERGVRKFVVAGGETSGAVVQALDVHTLRIGAQIDPGVPATATTGAEPLALALKSGNFGTTDFFEKALRHLDGDVQ
- the otnI gene encoding 2-oxo-tetronate isomerase, producing MPRFAANLSMMYNEHAFLDRFAAAAQDGFEAVEFLFPYDFPAADIQARLAANGLTQALFNAPPGDWAAGERGIASLPGREDEFRRGVETAFDYARVIGNRKLHVMAGLIGADQSRAKHREVYLSNLAYAAKAAQAEGITVVIEPINTRDMPGFFLTRQDEAQAVCAEVGAPNLKVQFDCYHCQIVEGDLAVKLKRDMAGIGHIQIAGVPERHEPDTGELNYPYLLELIDSLGYDGYIGCEYRPRAGTSAGLGWLKPYLNANR